The Numida meleagris isolate 19003 breed g44 Domestic line chromosome 12, NumMel1.0, whole genome shotgun sequence genome includes a window with the following:
- the TMEM173 gene encoding stimulator of interferon genes protein isoform X1 → MPQDLSPRSSPAALLIPEPRAGRAQRAACVLLAVCFVVLCLTGEPLVPITHRACTQLAALQLGVLLKGCCCLAEEIFHLHSSPPLAPRPPRHHSSLWRVLCACFPPRWHLALLLIGCSAYLEPQEDKGNSPRLVLACLCQLLVLALGLQKLSAVEVSELTESSKKNVAHGLAWSYYVGYLKIVLPRLKECMEEISRAHPMLRAHRDTWKLHILIPLSCDIWDDLEKADSKIQYLTDLPETTLTRAGIKRRVYKHSLYAIRDEDNKLRPCVLEFASPLQTLCAMSQDEWAAFSREQRLEQAQLFYRTLRDILGSSRECAGTYRLIAYEEPAEAESHFLSGLILWHLQQQQREEYMVQEELPLDSGSMELSLQVSTSDLPQPLRSDRP, encoded by the exons ATGCCCCAGGACCTGTCGCCTAGAAGCAGCCCCGCTGCCCTGCTCATCCCCGAGCCCCGCGCAGGGCGGGCGCAGCGTGCAGCAtgcgtgctgctggctgtgtgctTTGTGGTGCTGTGCCTGACCGGGGAGCCCCTGGTGCCCATCACCCACCGTGCCTGCACCCAGCTGGCGGCCCTGCAGCTCGGGGTGCTGCTcaagggctgctgctgcctggccgAGGAGATCTTCCACCTGCACTCCAG CCCGCCTCTTGCCCCTCGTCCACCCAGGCACCACAGCAGCCTCTGGCGGGTGCTGTGTGCCTGCTTCCCTCCACGCTGGCACCTGGCCCTGCTCCTCATCGGCTGCTCAGCCTACCTGGAGCCACAGGAGGACAAAGGGAACAGCCCCCGCCTCGTTCTCGCCTGcctgtgccagctgctggtCCTTGCCCTCGGGCTGCAG aAGCTCTCAGCAGTGGAGGTATCAGAGCTGACCGAGAGCTCCAAGAAGAATGTCGCACACGGCCTTGCCTGGTCCTACTACGTCGGCTACCTGAAAATAGTTCTGCCAC GCCTGAAGGAGTGCATGGAAGAGATCAGCAGGGCCCACCCCATGCTGCGGGCACACCGCGACACCTGGAAGCTCCACATCCTGATCCCACTGAGCTGCGACATCTGGGATGACCTGGAGAAGGCTGACAGCAAAATCCAGTACCTGACAGACCTCCCTGAGACCACCCTGACCCGGGCGGGCATCAAAAGGAGGGTGTACAAACACAGCCTGTATGCGATCAGGGACGAGGACAACAAG CTCAGGCCCTGTGTGCTGGAGTTCGCGTCCCCGCTGCAGACGCTGTGCGCCATGTCGCAGGACGAGTGGGCAGCCTTCAGCCGGGAGCAGCGGCTGGAGCAGGCCCAGCTGTTCTACAGGACACTGCGGGACATCCTCGGCAGCTCCAGGGAGTGCGCGGGGACGTACCGCCTCATCGCCTACGAGG AGCCGGCAGAGGCCGAGAGCCACTTCTTGTCCGGGCTGATCCTCtggcacctgcagcagcagcagcgcgagGAGTATAtggtgcaggaggagctccCCCTGGACTCGGGCTCCATGGAGCTCAGCCTGCAGGTCAGCACCTCTGACCTGCCCCAGCCACTGCGCAGCGACCGCCCCTGA
- the UBE2D2 gene encoding ubiquitin-conjugating enzyme E2 D2, producing MFHWQATIMGPNDSPYQGGVFFLTIHFPTDYPFKPPKVAFTTRIYHPNINSNGSICLDILRSQWSPALTISKVLLSICSLLCDPNPDDPLVPEIARIYKTDREKYNRIAREWTQKYAM from the exons A tgttCCATTGGCAAGCTACAATAATGGGACCA AATGACAGTCCCTATCAAGGTGGAGTATTTTTCTTGACAATTCACTTCCCAACAGATTATCCCTTCAAACCACCTAAG GTTGCATTTACAACAAGAATCTATCATCCAAATATTAACAGTAATGGCAGCATTTGTCTTGATATTCTACGATCACAGTGGTCCCCAGCACTAACTATTTCAAAAG TACTTTTGTCCATCTGTTCTCTGTTGTGTGATCCCAATCCAGATGATCCTTTAGTGCCTGAGATTGCACGGATCTACAAAACAGATAGAGAAAA GTACAACAGAATAGCTCGGGAATGGACTCAGAAGTATGCGAtgtaa
- the TMEM173 gene encoding stimulator of interferon genes protein isoform X2, translating into MPQDLSPRSSPAALLIPEPRAGRAQRAACVLLAVCFVVLCLTGEPLVPITHRACTQLAALQLGVLLKGCCCLAEEIFHLHSRHHSSLWRVLCACFPPRWHLALLLIGCSAYLEPQEDKGNSPRLVLACLCQLLVLALGLQKLSAVEVSELTESSKKNVAHGLAWSYYVGYLKIVLPRLKECMEEISRAHPMLRAHRDTWKLHILIPLSCDIWDDLEKADSKIQYLTDLPETTLTRAGIKRRVYKHSLYAIRDEDNKLRPCVLEFASPLQTLCAMSQDEWAAFSREQRLEQAQLFYRTLRDILGSSRECAGTYRLIAYEEPAEAESHFLSGLILWHLQQQQREEYMVQEELPLDSGSMELSLQVSTSDLPQPLRSDRP; encoded by the exons ATGCCCCAGGACCTGTCGCCTAGAAGCAGCCCCGCTGCCCTGCTCATCCCCGAGCCCCGCGCAGGGCGGGCGCAGCGTGCAGCAtgcgtgctgctggctgtgtgctTTGTGGTGCTGTGCCTGACCGGGGAGCCCCTGGTGCCCATCACCCACCGTGCCTGCACCCAGCTGGCGGCCCTGCAGCTCGGGGTGCTGCTcaagggctgctgctgcctggccgAGGAGATCTTCCACCTGCACTCCAG GCACCACAGCAGCCTCTGGCGGGTGCTGTGTGCCTGCTTCCCTCCACGCTGGCACCTGGCCCTGCTCCTCATCGGCTGCTCAGCCTACCTGGAGCCACAGGAGGACAAAGGGAACAGCCCCCGCCTCGTTCTCGCCTGcctgtgccagctgctggtCCTTGCCCTCGGGCTGCAG aAGCTCTCAGCAGTGGAGGTATCAGAGCTGACCGAGAGCTCCAAGAAGAATGTCGCACACGGCCTTGCCTGGTCCTACTACGTCGGCTACCTGAAAATAGTTCTGCCAC GCCTGAAGGAGTGCATGGAAGAGATCAGCAGGGCCCACCCCATGCTGCGGGCACACCGCGACACCTGGAAGCTCCACATCCTGATCCCACTGAGCTGCGACATCTGGGATGACCTGGAGAAGGCTGACAGCAAAATCCAGTACCTGACAGACCTCCCTGAGACCACCCTGACCCGGGCGGGCATCAAAAGGAGGGTGTACAAACACAGCCTGTATGCGATCAGGGACGAGGACAACAAG CTCAGGCCCTGTGTGCTGGAGTTCGCGTCCCCGCTGCAGACGCTGTGCGCCATGTCGCAGGACGAGTGGGCAGCCTTCAGCCGGGAGCAGCGGCTGGAGCAGGCCCAGCTGTTCTACAGGACACTGCGGGACATCCTCGGCAGCTCCAGGGAGTGCGCGGGGACGTACCGCCTCATCGCCTACGAGG AGCCGGCAGAGGCCGAGAGCCACTTCTTGTCCGGGCTGATCCTCtggcacctgcagcagcagcagcgcgagGAGTATAtggtgcaggaggagctccCCCTGGACTCGGGCTCCATGGAGCTCAGCCTGCAGGTCAGCACCTCTGACCTGCCCCAGCCACTGCGCAGCGACCGCCCCTGA